The Paenibacillus sp. FSL W8-0426 region CGCGGCCTTGTTCCAGTGCATGAGAAGACACTTCCATCACGCAGCAGGTCGTCCCCGTCTGCACCATGTCATGCAGGCTGCGCTGCAGATCCAGCGCTTCCGGCGTAGTGCCGGACATCGGGTATGTGCGACCGTCATAACGCATCTGGATGGTGCCGATCAGTCCTGTCTTTTGTCCGTAATCGCTCATGATCTTTTCGATCAGATAAGTGGTCGTCGTTTTGCCGTTCGTTCCGGTTACCCCGATCATGTTCATCTTGCGGCTTGGGGACCCGAAAAAGAAATCGGCCAGCACGGCCATGGCGAAACGGCTGTCCTTGACGAGCAGTTGCGGAACCGGCAGATTCAGCTCGCGTTCCACGACAAGTGCGACCGCACCCGCGCTCACGGCTTTTTCCGCATAATCATGACCGTCGACCGTATGTCCCGGCAGACAGATAAACAGATCGCCCGGCTTGACCTGACGGGAATCTGTCTGCAGGTTTTGACATTCTGTATGAGGCTCGCCGATGAGGCGAGCGGTTTTCAGTTTTGCTGCAAATTGGTTTAAAAGCACATGGATAACCTCACTTCTCCAAATTAATCTGTTCGAACATGATGTCTTTATTATACTAATATCGTCAATAAGGCCATTTAATGAAACGCAGTTCGGCGAATTTTGTTGCGGTTGAGGAGAAGGAGCACGCGTTACGGCGTGCCTCCCTCCTCCTCGGCATGCTGATGTGCATCCTTCAACACATCGCTCATGTAAATCCGGATCGTTGAACCTTGCTCTACCCGGGACCCGGGCTTCGGCGCCTGATTAATGACATACTTTCCGCTGCCGGACTTCGCCAGCATAAAGTTCATGTTCAAATCCTCGTAAAGATCCTCCGCCGTTGCCCCCGTCAGATCGGGTACGGTAACGATTTTCGTTTCGCCGTACTTGTATTCCTTTGCCACCTGGTCCTTGCGAGGAGCGACGTTCATGTAATGCAGCGCGTCCTCCAGAATGTTCTGCACGATCGGCGCAGCAACCACGCCCCCGAACTGAATGCCTTTGGGATTGTCCACTGCCGTGTAGACAACGATTTGAGGATCGTCGGCAGGGGCGAATCCGATAAAGGATACGATATGCTCGCTTGTTGAATAACGTCCGTTTACGACCTTTTGGGCCGTTCCCGTTTTGCCGCCGACCCGGTAACCGTCAATGAACGCCGGTCTTCCCGTGCCCTTGGCAACCACGCTCTCCAGCGCTTCGCGCACCTGCTTCGACGTGCTCTCCGAAATCACCTGCCGCACCAGTTGGGGTTTCGATTCCTCGATGACTTCGCCTGTATCCGGATGAACCCACGCTTTGGTCACATAAGGCTTGTATAACTTGCCGCCATTGATGGCGGCCGACACGGCGGCCACTTGCTGGATCGGCGTTACCGAGACGCCTTGGCCAAACGCCGTCGTGGCCAATTCGACAGGGCCTACCCGCGATAGCTTGAACAAAATTCCGTTTTCTTCCCCGCTGAGATCGATGCCGGTTTTGCTGCCGAACCCGAAATTTTTGATGTACGAGAACAAGGATTCTTTCCCAAGCTTCTGGCCAAGGGCCACAAAACCCGGGTTGCAGGAGTTTTCGACGACTTGAAGGAATGTCTGGCTTCCGTGGCCACCCTTTTTCCAGCAGCGAAGCCGGGCTCCGCCGACCTCGACATAACCTGGATCATAGAATTGGTCCTGCTGCAAATTGACCTTTTTCTCTTCCAACGCTGCCGCGAGTGTAATAATCTTGAAGGTCGATCCTGGCTCGTAGGTCATCCAGATCGGAAGATTGCGGTTGTAGATCTCGGATGCATATTGCTGATAGTTAGCCGGCTCGTAACCCGGACGGCTCGCCATCGCAAGCACCTCGCCCGTTTTTGGATTCATCGCGATGGCCAGCGCCGAATTGGCCTGGAACTTAACCATCGCCTGGTCCAATTCGCGCTCCATGATGGATTGAATCGAGTGATCAATCGTCAGTTTCAGGTCCAATCCGTCCTTGGGCTCCACATACTTCTCGGATGAACCCGGCATCAGCCTGCCGGCCGCATCGGACAAGTAGGAAACGCTCCCGTTCAGCCCATTGAGTTTGTCATCATACTTCTTCTCGACCCCGGTCAATCCCTGATTATCAATCCCGGTAAAGCCAAGAATATGCGCCGCCAAATCGTCATAAGGGTAAAAGCGTTTGT contains the following coding sequences:
- a CDS encoding stage V sporulation protein D, encoding MKGTSIQLRRRLLWALLILVVLFSALVIRLAYVQLGQGPELAEKAEESWRRNIPYTAKRGEILDRNGTALAYNVTTPTIMAIPVQVKEPETTAKALAPLLGMTEEKVLATITKRDMIVRLQPGGRKITMEKAQRIRDLKLPGIVVAEDNKRFYPYDDLAAHILGFTGIDNQGLTGVEKKYDDKLNGLNGSVSYLSDAAGRLMPGSSEKYVEPKDGLDLKLTIDHSIQSIMERELDQAMVKFQANSALAIAMNPKTGEVLAMASRPGYEPANYQQYASEIYNRNLPIWMTYEPGSTFKIITLAAALEEKKVNLQQDQFYDPGYVEVGGARLRCWKKGGHGSQTFLQVVENSCNPGFVALGQKLGKESLFSYIKNFGFGSKTGIDLSGEENGILFKLSRVGPVELATTAFGQGVSVTPIQQVAAVSAAINGGKLYKPYVTKAWVHPDTGEVIEESKPQLVRQVISESTSKQVREALESVVAKGTGRPAFIDGYRVGGKTGTAQKVVNGRYSTSEHIVSFIGFAPADDPQIVVYTAVDNPKGIQFGGVVAAPIVQNILEDALHYMNVAPRKDQVAKEYKYGETKIVTVPDLTGATAEDLYEDLNMNFMLAKSGSGKYVINQAPKPGSRVEQGSTIRIYMSDVLKDAHQHAEEEGGTP